GTCATCGAGATGTCCTCGATCGCCTTGTGGGACCCGTAGAAAGCGGTGAGCCCGCTCACATCGATTCGCTTGGCCATGATTACGTCACTTCCAGAATTCTCGGTCGCTTGGGCCGCGTCAGCGACCGGACTGCGGGGCCTTCCAGCGGGCGATGCCGCGGGCCAGCAGGTTCAGGATCATCACGAAGGCGATCAGGGTGAGCGACGCCGCCCAGGCCCTGTCGTACGCGGCGTTCGCGCCCGCGCTGTTCGCGTACTGCTGGTAGATGTACAGCGGCAGCGACTGCTGGGCGCCCTCGAAGGGGTTGTTGTTGATGAACCGGTTGCCGAACACCAGCAGCAGCACCGGCGCGGTCTCGCCGGCGATCCGGGCGATGGCCAGCATGATGCCGGTCGTGATGCCGCCGATGGAGGTCGGCAGGACCACCTTCAGGATGGTGCGCCACTTCGGGATGCCCAGCGCGAGCGACGCCTCGCGCAGCTCGTTCGGGACGAGCTTGAGCATCTCCTCGGTGGAGCGGACGACGACCGGGACCATCAGGATGGCCAGGGCCAGCGAACCGGCGAAGCCGAACGGCTCCATCTCGAAGATCAGCATGAGGCTGAGGATGAAAAGGCCCGCGACGACCGACGGGATGCCCGTCATGACGTCGACGAAGAAGGTGACCGCGCGGGCCAGACCGCCGCGGCCGTACTCGACGAGGTAGATCGCGGTGAGGACGCCGATCGGCGCGGCCATCAGGGTGGCGAGGCCGACCTGCTCAAGGCTGCCGATGATGGCGTGGTAGATGCCGCCGCCCGGCTGGGAGTCGGCGACGATGCCCATCGAGTGGGTCAGGAAGTAGAGGTCGAGGACCTTGGTGCCGCGCGCGACGGTCGTCCACACCAGGGAGACCAGCGGGACGACGGCGAGCAGGAACGCGACCCAGACCAGGCTGGTCGCGATGCGGTCCTTGGCCTGCCGGCGGCCCTCCACCTTGGCGGCGAGCACATAGGTCGCGACCAGGAACAGGAGTCCGGCGATCAGGCCCCACTGGATGCGGCTTTCGATGCCCGCGACCAGGCCGAGCAGGACGGCGACGGCCAGCGATCCGGCGGCGATCGCCCAGGGCGACCACTTCGGCAGGGAGGCGCCGCGCAGGGTGCTGGGGCGTTCTTCGGTGACGGCTGCGTGGCTCATGCGTTGGCCCCCGAGTACTCCTTGCGGCGGGCGATGATGAGCCGGGCCGCGCCGTTGACCAGCAGGGTGATGACGAACAGCACGAGGCCGGACGCGATCAGCGCGTCCCGGCCGAACTCGTTGGCCTCACCGAACTTGCTGGCGATGTTCTGGGCGAAGGTGCCGCCGCCCGGGTTGAGCAGGCTGAGGTGGATCAGGAAGTCCGGGGAGAGCACCGTCGCGACGGCCATCGTCTCGCCGAGGGCGCGGCCGAGGCCGAGCATCGAGGCGGAGATGACGCCGGAGCGGCCGAACGGCAGCACCGACATCCTGATGACCTCCCAGCGGGTGGCGCCGAGCGCCAGCGCCGCTTCCTGGTGCATCAGCGGCGCCTGCCGGAAGACCTCGCGGCTCACGTTGGTGATGATCGGCAGGATCATGATCGCGAGCAGGATGCCGACGGTGAGCATCGAGCGCGGGGCGCCTTCCTCCCAGGAGAAGAAGCCGGTCCAGCCGAAGTAGTCGTTGAGCCAGCCGAAGAGGCCGTTGAGGTTCGGGACGAGGATCAGGGCGCCCCAGAGGCCGTAGACGATCGACGGCACCGCGGCGAGCAGGTCGATCACGTAGGAGATCGGGCCGCTCAGCCTGCGGGGGGCGTAGTGGGTGAGGAAGAGCG
The sequence above is a segment of the Streptomyces griseoviridis genome. Coding sequences within it:
- the pstA gene encoding phosphate ABC transporter permease PstA translates to MSHAAVTEERPSTLRGASLPKWSPWAIAAGSLAVAVLLGLVAGIESRIQWGLIAGLLFLVATYVLAAKVEGRRQAKDRIATSLVWVAFLLAVVPLVSLVWTTVARGTKVLDLYFLTHSMGIVADSQPGGGIYHAIIGSLEQVGLATLMAAPIGVLTAIYLVEYGRGGLARAVTFFVDVMTGIPSVVAGLFILSLMLIFEMEPFGFAGSLALAILMVPVVVRSTEEMLKLVPNELREASLALGIPKWRTILKVVLPTSIGGITTGIMLAIARIAGETAPVLLLVFGNRFINNNPFEGAQQSLPLYIYQQYANSAGANAAYDRAWAASLTLIAFVMILNLLARGIARWKAPQSGR
- the pstC gene encoding phosphate ABC transporter permease subunit PstC, producing the protein MDITTKNTEAPPPTPQPTEAGSKRAARGATRPGDRIFLGLSRGSGILLLVVMAAIAVFLTYRASLAISEDHGNFLTTFEWNTGVTPPTFGIAVLAYGTVISSIIAMVIAVPVAVAIALFLTHYAPRRLSGPISYVIDLLAAVPSIVYGLWGALILVPNLNGLFGWLNDYFGWTGFFSWEEGAPRSMLTVGILLAIMILPIITNVSREVFRQAPLMHQEAALALGATRWEVIRMSVLPFGRSGVISASMLGLGRALGETMAVATVLSPDFLIHLSLLNPGGGTFAQNIASKFGEANEFGRDALIASGLVLFVITLLVNGAARLIIARRKEYSGANA